The Buchnera aphidicola (Tuberolachnus salignus) genome has a segment encoding these proteins:
- the eno gene encoding phosphopyruvate hydratase, producing MYIIQDIISREVLDSRGIPTIETDVYLSNGTFGRAIIPSGASTGSKEALELRDNDKKRFLGKGVLKAIQHINVEIKKALIGQNAQCQKNIDSILINLDGTKNKENLGANAILSVSLANAKAVAKKKNIPFYQYIADLNHTKKKISMPLPMVNIINGGMHSENNLNIQEFMIQPISANTIKQAIQMSSEIFHTLGKILHKKGLSTNVGDEGGYAPNLKSNEEAFSLLSLAVEKSNYILGKDITFAIDCAASELYVPDIKKYFFKNENIFYSSQELTEYLFHLTKKYPIVSIEDGQEESDWQGFLYQTQKMGQEVQLVGDDLFVTNSKLLQKGLDLQVANSILIKMNQIGTLTETLNTIQLAQKNHYNVIISHRSGETEDVSIADLAVGTAAGQIKTGSICRSERVSKYNQLIRIEEQNNFSVKKFSKRNEFQYFLKKYQ from the coding sequence ATGTATATTATTCAAGATATTATTTCAAGAGAAGTATTAGACTCCAGAGGCATTCCAACAATTGAAACAGACGTATATTTAAGTAATGGAACTTTTGGACGAGCTATCATACCATCTGGAGCTTCTACCGGATCTAAAGAAGCTTTAGAATTACGAGATAATGATAAAAAAAGATTTTTAGGGAAAGGAGTTCTGAAAGCAATACAACATATTAATGTTGAAATAAAAAAAGCTTTAATTGGACAAAATGCTCAATGTCAAAAAAACATTGATTCAATTTTAATTAATTTAGATGGAACTAAAAATAAAGAAAATCTTGGAGCTAATGCAATTTTATCTGTGTCTTTAGCTAATGCAAAAGCAGTAGCTAAAAAAAAAAATATTCCATTTTATCAATATATTGCTGATTTAAACCATACTAAAAAAAAAATTTCTATGCCATTACCTATGGTAAATATTATTAACGGAGGAATGCATTCAGAAAATAATCTAAATATTCAAGAATTTATGATTCAACCTATTAGCGCAAATACAATTAAACAAGCAATTCAAATGAGTTCCGAAATTTTTCATACATTAGGAAAAATATTACATAAAAAAGGTTTATCAACTAATGTAGGTGATGAAGGGGGATATGCTCCAAATTTAAAATCTAATGAAGAAGCTTTTTCATTATTAAGTTTAGCAGTAGAAAAATCAAATTATATTTTAGGAAAAGATATTACTTTTGCAATTGATTGCGCTGCTTCTGAATTATATGTTCCAGACATAAAAAAATATTTTTTTAAAAATGAAAATATATTTTATTCATCTCAAGAACTCACAGAATATTTGTTTCACTTAACCAAAAAATATCCTATAGTTTCAATAGAAGATGGACAAGAAGAATCTGATTGGCAAGGTTTTTTATATCAAACACAAAAAATGGGTCAAGAAGTCCAATTAGTAGGAGATGATTTATTTGTTACAAATTCAAAATTACTACAAAAAGGATTAGACTTACAAGTTGCAAATTCTATTTTAATAAAAATGAATCAAATTGGTACACTTACTGAAACTTTAAATACTATTCAATTAGCTCAAAAAAATCATTATAATGTTATTATTTCTCATCGATCTGGTGAAACTGAAGATGTTAGTATCGCTGATCTTGCTGTTGGTACAGCTGCGGGACAAATTAAAACAGGTTCTATATGTCGATCAGAACGTGTATCTAAATATAATCAATTAATTCGAATCGAAGAACAAAACAATTTTTCTGTAAAAAAATTTTCAAAACGAAATGAATTTCAATATTTTTTAAAAAAATACCAATAA
- a CDS encoding 5'-3' exonuclease yields the protein MKKYNLKYFHSNNLLIIDGHSCLYKSYYALPKLKNQSGQLTGAIYGFLNTLNILKHILKPKKMIVVFDSYKKTNRHILYKPYKKKRKPMPENLIFQLKSLKNILLNIGIPTITIKTIEADDIIGTLSIFFRKKFSKIFIYSADKDMFQLVNSTVHIIQTLKKFKILSEIEIYNKFNLTPHKIIDFFSLIGDMSDNIPGVPGIGPKTALFLLKNFHSLKNIYKNLKIIKKFSEKKYQRIAKILKKNKKLAFLSKKLVSINTQIDLKINFKKLFEKKKNNNFIIKIFKKYQFDKFLKNIKNKTFYLLNE from the coding sequence ATGAAAAAATATAATTTAAAATATTTTCATTCTAATAATTTATTAATTATAGATGGACATTCTTGTCTATATAAATCATATTATGCTTTACCAAAATTAAAAAATCAATCTGGACAACTAACAGGAGCTATATATGGTTTTTTAAACACTTTAAATATTTTAAAACATATTTTAAAACCTAAAAAAATGATTGTTGTTTTTGATTCTTATAAAAAAACTAATCGACATATTTTATATAAACCATATAAAAAAAAAAGAAAACCTATGCCAGAAAATTTAATTTTTCAATTAAAATCTTTAAAAAATATATTATTAAACATTGGTATTCCAACAATTACAATAAAAACTATTGAAGCAGATGATATCATAGGAACATTATCAATTTTTTTTAGAAAAAAATTTTCTAAAATTTTTATTTATAGTGCTGATAAAGATATGTTTCAATTAGTTAATTCTACTGTACATATTATACAAACCCTTAAAAAATTTAAAATTTTATCTGAAATCGAAATATATAATAAATTTAATTTAACTCCCCATAAAATAATCGATTTTTTTTCTTTAATTGGTGATATGTCAGATAATATTCCTGGTGTACCTGGAATTGGTCCAAAAACAGCATTATTTTTATTAAAAAATTTTCATTCTTTAAAAAATATTTATAAAAATCTAAAAATTATTAAAAAGTTTTCAGAAAAAAAATACCAAAGAATTGCAAAAATTTTAAAAAAAAATAAAAAATTAGCATTTTTATCAAAAAAATTAGTATCTATTAATACTCAAATTGATTTAAAAATTAATTTTAAAAAATTATTTGAAAAAAAAAAAAATAATAATTTTATAATAAAAATTTTTAAAAAATATCAATTTGATAAATTTTTAAAAAATATAAAAAATAAAACATTTTATTTATTAAACGAATAA
- the typA gene encoding translational GTPase TypA, producing MLNKRRNIAIIAHVDHGKTTLLDQLLQQSGTFEKHEEKVDRIMDSNELERERGITILAKHTSITWKQYNINIIDTPGHSDFGGEVERILSMVDAVLIVVDAYDGPMPQTRFVTKKAFLYNLKPIVIVNKMDRKIIRPDWVINQMFDLFVNLNATDEQLDFPIVYTSALLGYSGNSPQKLKKNFEPLFKTIIKYTPPPYTNLSKNFQMQISQLDFNNYFGVIGIGKIKKGILKPNQIVSIIHNHNVSKTGKINKILKYKGLKQIETPIAQSGDIIAVTGLNELHISDTLCNPECLKPLPILKIDKPTVKMLFCVNKSPFSGKEGKYITSRQIFNRLKNETIHNVSLTVKETKNSNIFLVSGRGELHLSILLEQLRREQFELEVSRPQVILKKEGEKILEPYEQTILDIEEIHQGIIMKKIGELKGTIQNISSNSLNRIQIECIMSSRSLIGFHSEFMTLTSGSGTFVSSILHYSDFQKNYDVSQRKNGVLISNSTGTAVSFALCNLQNRGKLFIKHAQKIYEGQIIGIHNRSNDLTVNCLTGKKLTNMRASGTDEAIHLIPPIQITLEYALNFINDDELIEITPSSIRFRKILLKENERKQKNRQKK from the coding sequence ATGTTAAACAAACGACGTAATATAGCTATTATAGCTCATGTAGACCATGGAAAAACTACTTTATTAGATCAGTTATTACAGCAATCTGGAACATTTGAAAAACATGAAGAAAAAGTTGATAGAATTATGGATTCTAATGAATTAGAAAGAGAACGAGGAATTACTATTTTAGCAAAACATACTTCTATTACTTGGAAACAGTATAATATTAATATTATTGATACTCCAGGTCATTCTGATTTTGGAGGAGAAGTAGAAAGAATTTTGTCTATGGTTGATGCAGTCTTAATTGTTGTTGATGCATATGACGGACCTATGCCACAAACTAGATTTGTTACAAAAAAAGCATTTTTATATAATTTAAAACCTATTGTCATTGTTAACAAAATGGATCGAAAAATTATTAGACCTGATTGGGTTATAAATCAAATGTTTGATCTTTTTGTTAATTTAAATGCAACAGATGAACAATTAGATTTTCCGATTGTTTATACTTCTGCTCTTTTAGGATATTCTGGAAATTCTCCACAAAAATTAAAAAAAAATTTTGAACCTTTATTTAAAACAATTATTAAATATACCCCACCTCCTTATACAAATTTATCAAAAAATTTTCAAATGCAAATTTCTCAATTAGATTTCAATAATTATTTTGGTGTTATAGGTATTGGAAAAATTAAAAAAGGTATTTTAAAACCGAATCAAATAGTATCAATTATACATAATCATAACGTTTCTAAAACTGGAAAAATAAATAAAATTTTAAAATATAAAGGTTTAAAACAAATAGAAACTCCAATAGCACAATCTGGAGATATAATCGCAGTTACAGGATTAAATGAATTACATATTTCTGATACATTATGTAATCCTGAATGTTTAAAACCATTACCAATTTTAAAAATTGATAAACCTACTGTAAAAATGTTGTTTTGTGTAAATAAATCACCTTTTAGTGGAAAAGAAGGAAAATACATCACATCAAGACAAATTTTTAATCGTCTAAAAAATGAAACTATCCATAATGTTTCATTAACTGTAAAAGAAACCAAAAATTCTAATATTTTTTTAGTTTCTGGTCGAGGAGAATTGCACTTATCAATTTTATTAGAACAATTAAGAAGAGAACAATTTGAATTAGAAGTTTCTAGACCTCAAGTAATATTAAAAAAAGAAGGAGAAAAAATTTTAGAACCATATGAACAAACTATTTTAGATATTGAAGAAATACATCAAGGAATAATTATGAAAAAAATTGGAGAATTAAAAGGAACAATTCAAAATATTTCTTCAAATTCATTAAATCGAATTCAAATAGAATGTATTATGTCGAGTAGATCATTAATTGGATTTCATTCAGAATTTATGACTTTAACTTCTGGAAGTGGTACTTTTGTTTCATCAATTTTACATTACTCAGATTTTCAAAAAAATTATGATGTTAGTCAAAGAAAAAATGGAGTCTTAATTTCAAATAGTACGGGAACTGCTGTTTCATTTGCTTTATGTAATCTTCAAAATAGAGGTAAATTATTTATTAAACATGCTCAAAAAATCTATGAAGGACAAATTATAGGAATTCATAATCGTTCTAATGATTTAACTGTCAATTGTTTAACTGGAAAAAAATTAACTAATATGAGAGCTTCAGGAACTGATGAGGCTATTCATTTAATTCCACCAATTCAAATTACTTTAGAATATGCACTAAATTTTATTAATGATGATGAATTAATAGAAATCACTCCTTCTTCCATTAGATTTCGAAAAATACTTTTAAAAGAAAACGAAAGAAAACAAAAAAATAGACAAAAAAAATAA
- the lysS gene encoding lysine--tRNA ligase, giving the protein MIKLKKKGFDFPNNFFFKNATKKIFKKYSQNTKEELKQLNIKTQIAGRIITKRIFGKAIFFQIQDFDHEIQIYIASHNFSISEYQKKILKLDIGDIIGIFGIFFKTNTGKFTIYCTKIFLLNKSLYPLPDKYYGLHNQETKYRKRYLDLIVNLKIKKIFIIRSKILSKIRFFMQEKKFIEIETPMMHDVPGGATAKPFITYNNSLQQNMYLRIAPELYLKRVIIGGFKKIFEINRNFRNEGVSTRHNPEFTMMEIYSAYKTYKDMILLLQEIFLYLINIIFNSSILKYQQHSFNFKKEIRIMTMCEAILKFNPTIKKENLKDFKNAKILMQTLKFKIESHWTLGHIIHYIFEKTTEKKLITPTFITEYPIEVSPLAKTHPKNVQFTERFEFFLFGYEIANGYSELNDSEEQKKRFKQQILLEKKEKIKNSFYDFEYISALEYGLPPTAGLGIGIDRLIMILTNQNNIRDVILFPSLRQKT; this is encoded by the coding sequence ATGATTAAATTAAAAAAAAAGGGATTTGATTTTCCGAACAACTTTTTTTTTAAAAATGCTACAAAAAAAATATTTAAAAAATATTCTCAAAACACAAAAGAAGAATTAAAACAACTAAATATTAAAACTCAAATTGCTGGACGAATTATAACTAAAAGAATTTTCGGAAAAGCAATATTTTTTCAAATACAAGATTTTGATCATGAAATTCAAATTTATATTGCTTCTCATAATTTTTCTATTTCTGAATATCAAAAAAAAATTTTAAAATTAGATATCGGAGATATAATAGGAATTTTTGGTATTTTTTTTAAAACTAATACTGGAAAATTTACTATTTATTGTACTAAAATTTTTTTATTAAATAAAAGCTTATATCCTTTACCAGATAAATATTATGGTTTACATAATCAAGAAACGAAATATCGAAAAAGATATTTAGATTTAATTGTTAATTTAAAAATAAAAAAAATTTTTATTATTAGATCAAAAATTTTATCTAAAATTCGATTTTTTATGCAAGAAAAAAAATTTATAGAAATTGAGACTCCTATGATGCATGATGTTCCTGGTGGAGCAACAGCAAAACCTTTTATTACATATAATAATTCTTTACAACAAAATATGTATTTACGTATTGCGCCAGAACTATATTTAAAACGTGTTATTATAGGTGGATTTAAAAAAATTTTTGAAATTAATAGAAATTTTCGAAATGAAGGTGTATCTACAAGACATAATCCAGAATTTACTATGATGGAAATTTATTCTGCTTATAAAACTTATAAGGATATGATTTTATTATTACAAGAAATTTTTTTATATTTAATTAACATTATATTTAATTCTTCAATTTTGAAATATCAACAACATTCTTTTAATTTTAAAAAAGAAATTAGAATTATGACCATGTGTGAAGCAATTTTAAAATTTAATCCTACCATTAAAAAAGAAAATTTAAAAGATTTCAAAAACGCAAAAATTTTAATGCAAACCTTAAAGTTTAAAATTGAATCCCATTGGACTTTAGGACATATCATTCACTATATTTTTGAAAAAACAACAGAAAAAAAATTAATTACTCCAACTTTTATTACAGAATATCCTATAGAAGTTTCTCCATTAGCTAAAACTCATCCAAAAAATGTTCAATTTACAGAAAGATTTGAATTTTTCTTATTTGGTTACGAAATTGCTAATGGATATTCTGAACTGAATGATTCTGAAGAACAAAAAAAACGTTTTAAACAACAAATACTATTAGAAAAAAAAGAAAAAATAAAAAATAGTTTTTATGATTTTGAATATATTTCAGCATTAGAATATGGACTTCCTCCAACTGCAGGTCTTGGAATTGGGATTGATCGATTAATTATGATTTTAACTAATCAAAATAATATTCGTGATGTTATTTTATTTCCATCTTTAAGACAAAAAACATAA
- the yihA gene encoding ribosome biogenesis GTP-binding protein YihA/YsxC has translation MKIKYHKTKFLKSALKLNDWVSPLGSEIVFVGYSNVGKSRTLNTLTNKKKLTRVSKKPGRTQLINFFEINSDLRLIDFPGYGYSKININCKKKINKWTYFYLKNRVCLHGIVLLSDIRFSLKNLDIKILLIAKKRNIPVLILLTKSDKLSFFQKKNKKKNIYLQLQKLNLNFNIIFFSNITLEGLEDLKKNLEMWII, from the coding sequence ATGAAAATAAAATATCATAAAACGAAATTCTTAAAAAGTGCTTTAAAATTAAATGATTGGGTTTCTCCTTTAGGTTCTGAAATAGTTTTTGTAGGATATTCAAATGTTGGAAAATCAAGAACTTTAAATACTTTAACAAATAAAAAAAAATTAACAAGAGTTAGTAAAAAGCCAGGTAGAACACAATTAATTAATTTTTTTGAAATTAATTCTGATTTACGTTTAATAGACTTTCCAGGATATGGATATTCAAAAATTAATATAAATTGTAAAAAAAAAATAAATAAATGGACTTATTTTTATTTAAAAAATAGAGTTTGTTTACATGGTATAGTATTATTGTCTGATATTCGTTTTTCATTAAAAAATTTAGATATAAAAATATTATTAATTGCGAAAAAAAGAAATATTCCAGTATTAATTTTATTAACTAAATCTGATAAATTGTCTTTTTTTCAAAAAAAAAATAAAAAAAAAAATATTTATTTACAATTACAAAAATTAAATTTAAATTTTAATATTATTTTTTTTTCCAATATTACGTTAGAAGGTTTAGAAGATTTAAAAAAAAACTTAGAAATGTGGATAATTTAA
- the prfB gene encoding peptide chain release factor 2, with the protein MLFLFRGIFEISLLRDKKNILFLLKKFKHKICIHKEKKIILFNQKIQDINDWTAIFLKDSDINILKEIKILYQDLNKNVKKIEKYIMFSNQYDQNNCYVDIQSGSGGIESQDWSKILLKMYIRWAAKKKLKSKIIQETCGEITGLKSVTLKITGKYAFGWFRTETGIHRLVRKSPFDTGNRRHTSFSSVFVYPSIKKNTKINLNPNDLRIDVYRSSGAGGQHVNRTESAVRITHIPTGITTQCQNDRSQHKNKNIALKQLYSKLYNVNLKKEKDIKKKINKNKLTIRWGNQIRSYILDSSRIKDIQTGIETSAVNSVLNGNLQIFVETNLKKNQGKKN; encoded by the coding sequence ATATTATTTCTCTTCAGAGGAATCTTTGAAATTTCTTTATTAAGAGATAAAAAAAATATTTTATTTCTTTTAAAAAAATTTAAACATAAAATTTGCATTCATAAAGAAAAAAAAATTATTTTATTTAATCAAAAAATACAAGACATAAATGATTGGACTGCTATATTCTTAAAAGATTCAGATATTAATATTTTAAAAGAAATTAAAATATTATATCAAGACTTAAATAAAAATGTTAAAAAAATAGAAAAATATATCATGTTCTCAAATCAATATGATCAAAACAATTGTTACGTAGACATACAATCTGGATCAGGAGGTATTGAATCACAAGATTGGTCTAAAATATTATTAAAAATGTATATTCGGTGGGCTGCAAAAAAAAAATTAAAATCAAAAATTATTCAAGAAACTTGTGGAGAAATTACGGGACTGAAATCTGTTACATTAAAAATTACCGGTAAATATGCATTTGGATGGTTTCGTACTGAAACTGGAATACATCGTTTAGTTCGAAAAAGTCCTTTTGATACTGGAAATCGAAGACATACATCTTTTAGTTCTGTATTTGTATATCCTAGTATTAAAAAAAATACAAAAATCAATTTAAATCCTAATGATTTACGAATTGACGTTTATAGATCATCAGGAGCTGGCGGACAACATGTTAATCGAACAGAATCAGCTGTAAGAATCACACATATACCAACTGGTATAACAACTCAATGTCAAAACGATAGATCACAACATAAAAATAAAAATATAGCATTAAAACAATTATATTCTAAACTATATAATGTTAACTTAAAAAAAGAAAAAGATATAAAAAAAAAAATTAATAAAAATAAATTAACTATACGGTGGGGAAATCAAATAAGATCATATATTTTAGATAGTTCTCGGATTAAAGATATTCAAACTGGTATAGAAACTTCTGCAGTAAATTCAGTTTTAAACGGAAATTTACAAATTTTTGTAGAAACTAATTTAAAAAAAAATCAAGGTAAAAAAAATTGA
- the lysA gene encoding diaminopimelate decarboxylase — translation MNNIILKKKHVFFLTKTYKTPLWVYNAEIIRQQILKLKKFQIVRFAQKSCSNIHILKIIRKCGAKIDAVSIGEIERALISGFKTYSNDIVFTSDIFEKKSLKKVIKYKIPVNLGSLHMIKQLGEKSPKHPVWIRINPKFGHGHHIKTNTGGENSKHGIWNSIKALKLLKKYNLNLIGLHMHIGSGVDYLHLKKVSQAMIKEAINLNQKINFISAGGGLTIPYHEKEQEVNLNNYYKIWNKAKKKISNFLQCPITLEIEPGRFITAQSGILISKICSIKKNQKKYFVILDSGFNDLLRPVLYGSYHKITVIPGPKHIFHKKYNIDAIISGPLCESGDLFTVTKTGSLITRKFQNIACGDYLIIHDTGAYGASMSSNYNSRPLIPEILYDHKKFKLIRRRQTIQEMLSLENN, via the coding sequence ATGAATAATATTATTTTAAAAAAAAAACATGTTTTTTTTTTAACTAAAACTTATAAAACACCATTATGGGTCTATAATGCAGAGATAATTCGACAACAAATTTTAAAATTAAAAAAATTTCAAATTGTTCGTTTTGCTCAAAAATCATGCTCTAATATACATATTTTAAAAATTATTCGAAAATGTGGAGCAAAAATTGATGCTGTTTCAATAGGGGAAATTGAAAGAGCATTAATTTCTGGTTTTAAAACCTATAGTAACGATATTGTTTTTACATCAGATATTTTTGAAAAAAAAAGTTTAAAAAAAGTTATAAAATATAAAATTCCTGTAAATTTAGGTTCTTTACATATGATTAAACAATTAGGAGAAAAATCTCCTAAACATCCAGTTTGGATACGAATTAATCCTAAATTTGGTCACGGTCATCACATAAAAACTAATACTGGTGGTGAAAATAGTAAACATGGTATTTGGAATTCTATTAAAGCTTTAAAATTATTAAAAAAATATAATTTAAACTTAATAGGTTTACATATGCATATTGGATCAGGAGTAGATTATTTACATTTAAAAAAAGTTAGTCAAGCTATGATTAAAGAAGCGATAAATTTAAATCAAAAAATAAATTTTATTTCTGCAGGTGGAGGCTTAACAATTCCGTATCACGAAAAAGAACAAGAAGTAAATCTTAACAATTATTATAAAATTTGGAATAAAGCAAAAAAAAAAATATCTAATTTTTTACAATGCCCTATCACATTAGAGATTGAACCTGGAAGATTTATTACTGCCCAATCTGGTATATTAATTTCAAAAATTTGTTCTATCAAAAAAAATCAAAAAAAATATTTTGTTATTTTGGATTCTGGATTTAATGATTTATTACGACCGGTATTATATGGTAGTTATCACAAAATCACAGTTATTCCAGGACCAAAACATATTTTTCATAAAAAATATAATATTGATGCTATAATATCCGGTCCTTTATGTGAATCAGGTGATCTTTTCACTGTTACTAAAACTGGATCTTTAATTACTAGAAAATTTCAAAACATTGCTTGCGGTGATTATTTAATTATTCATGATACTGGTGCATATGGCGCATCTATGTCTTCAAATTATAATAGCAGACCTTTAATTCCTGAAATATTATATGATCATAAAAAATTTAAACTTATTCGAAGAAGACAAACTATTCAAGAAATGTTATCGTTAGAAAATAATTAA
- the glnS gene encoding glutamine--tRNA ligase — protein sequence MTYNIKNNFIKNIIKKDLLKYPEKKINTRFPPEPNGYLHLGHAKSIFLNFNLAKMYNGTCNLRFDDTNPKKENIKYIKSIKKDIKWLGYNWNKKIRFSSDYFQDFYKYAIILIKKKLAYVDQLNKLQIKELRGTLLKKGINSPYRNQTIQENLSLFEKMKNGFFKEGQVCLRAKIDMNSSSLIMRDPVLYRILYKSHHQTKKKWCIYPTYDFSHCISDALEGITYSLCTLEFLENKKLYNWILKKLSFKKNVPQQYEFSRLNLEYTVLSKRKLQLLLNKKIIKSWDDPRMPTISGFRKKGYTANSINNFCEKIGFTKQESMIQLSLLDSCIRKDLNISSYRKMAILQPILIFITNYSKNTSQYLKILNHPHNIKFGYRYLSFSQTIYIEKKDFKKKCLDQKKKLKKNIKIKLRYSYVITIYKIVLDKKKNILFLLAQYDPKTLGKKNIKNNVNFIIHWISQKDSIPAIFKFYSPLFLKKKPEKSKNILNIINPKNYFKKKGYIEKSILKIPLKTSIQFERIGYFFLKKINFKKNLITCNEIISLKKK from the coding sequence ATGACTTATAATATAAAAAACAATTTTATCAAAAATATTATTAAAAAAGATTTATTAAAATATCCTGAAAAAAAAATCAATACCCGTTTTCCTCCTGAACCAAATGGATATTTACACTTAGGACATGCAAAATCTATTTTTTTAAATTTTAATTTAGCTAAAATGTATAATGGTACTTGTAATTTACGTTTTGATGATACTAATCCAAAAAAAGAAAATATCAAATATATTAAATCTATTAAAAAAGATATTAAATGGTTAGGATATAATTGGAACAAAAAAATTCGTTTTTCTTCTGATTATTTTCAAGATTTTTATAAATATGCCATAATATTAATTAAAAAAAAATTAGCATATGTCGATCAATTAAATAAATTACAAATTAAAGAATTACGAGGAACGTTATTAAAAAAAGGAATAAATAGTCCCTACAGAAATCAAACAATTCAAGAAAATTTATCTTTATTTGAAAAAATGAAAAATGGTTTTTTTAAAGAAGGACAAGTTTGTTTACGTGCAAAAATCGATATGAATTCTTCTTCTTTAATTATGAGAGATCCTGTATTATATCGTATTCTTTATAAATCACATCATCAAACAAAAAAAAAATGGTGTATTTATCCTACTTATGATTTTTCTCATTGTATTTCAGATGCACTAGAAGGTATTACATATTCTTTATGTACATTAGAATTTTTAGAAAATAAAAAATTATATAATTGGATTTTAAAAAAATTATCATTTAAAAAAAATGTTCCACAACAATATGAATTTTCTAGATTGAATTTAGAATATACTGTCCTTTCAAAAAGAAAATTACAACTCTTACTTAATAAAAAAATAATTAAAAGTTGGGATGATCCTCGAATGCCTACAATTTCAGGATTCAGAAAAAAAGGTTATACAGCTAATTCAATTAATAATTTTTGTGAAAAAATTGGATTTACGAAACAAGAAAGTATGATTCAATTATCTTTATTAGACTCGTGTATTAGAAAAGATTTAAATATTTCTTCATATAGAAAAATGGCTATTTTACAACCAATTTTAATTTTTATTACTAATTATTCTAAAAATACATCGCAATATTTAAAAATATTAAATCATCCTCATAACATTAAATTTGGATATCGATATCTTTCATTCTCTCAAACAATATATATTGAAAAGAAAGATTTTAAAAAAAAATGTTTGGATCAAAAAAAAAAACTAAAAAAAAATATTAAAATTAAATTACGTTATTCATATGTTATTACAATATATAAAATCGTATTAGATAAAAAAAAAAATATTTTGTTTTTATTAGCTCAATACGATCCTAAGACATTAGGAAAAAAAAACATAAAAAATAATGTTAATTTTATTATTCATTGGATTTCTCAAAAAGATTCTATACCCGCTATTTTTAAATTTTATTCACCATTATTCCTTAAAAAAAAACCAGAAAAATCTAAAAATATTTTAAATATCATTAATCCTAAAAATTATTTTAAGAAAAAAGGATATATTGAAAAATCTATTTTAAAAATTCCTTTAAAAACTTCCATACAATTTGAAAGAATTGGTTATTTTTTTTTAAAAAAAATTAATTTTAAAAAAAATCTTATTACTTGTAACGAAATAATTTCATTAAAAAAAAAATAA